One Alnus glutinosa chromosome 3, dhAlnGlut1.1, whole genome shotgun sequence genomic region harbors:
- the LOC133864868 gene encoding coniferyl alcohol acyltransferase-like: MGASGGGKFIVSVRKREVVAAVLPLQEHWLPLSNLDLLLPPVDVGVFFCYKNPTNLTFESMAGALKKALAQVLVSHYAFASEVVQNSVGEPELLCNNRGVDFVEAFAEVDLKDLNLYNPDDTVEGKLVPEKKHGIFAVQATELRCGGLVVACTFDHRVADAYSANMFLVSWAEMAQSKPISTRPSFRRSLLNPRRPGSIHPSLDDMYVPVNKLPPPKDPQPDSDYLISRIYYITAEQLSRLQSLSSTKGCRRTKLESFCALLWKMVAKWAITKNVDKKITKMGVVVDGRTRLTDDGDEHKALLMGSYFGNVLSIPYGAKQVDELNEEPLDRVADEVHEFLEGAVTKEHFLGLIDWVEAHRPVPGLAKIYCSGTEDGPAFVVSSGQRFPVCKVDFGWGMPGFGSYHFPWGGDAGYVMPMPSPTGNGDWVVYMHLLKGQVELIEAEAADVFRPLTSTYLNFD, encoded by the exons ATGGGTGCCAGTGGAGGTGGAAAGTTCATTGTGAGTGTGAGGAAGAGAGAGGTGGTGGCTGCAGTGCTTCCATTGCAAGAGCATTGGCTGCCACTATCCAACCTAGACTTGCTTCTTCCCCCTGTCGACGTGGGTGTGTTTTTCTGTTACAAGAACCCTACCAACCTGACGTTTGAATCCATGGCCGGGGCTCTGAAGAAGGCCTTGGCCCAAGTTCTGGTATCCCATTATGCGTTTGCCAGTGAGGTGGTCCAAAACTCTGTTGGTGAACCTGAGCTTCTCTGCAACAACCGTGGGGTAGACTTTGTCGAAGCTTTTGCAGAGGTTGACCTTAAAGACCTCAACTTGTATAACCCTGACGACACCGTCGAAGGCAAACTTGTGCCGGAGAAGAAGCACGGAATCTTCGCTGTCCAG GCTACTGAGCTCAGATGTGGTGGGCTGGTGGTGGCGTGCACGTTTGACCACCGAGTAGCAGACGCCTACTCGGCCAACATGTTTCTTGTCTCATGGGCTGAGATGGCTCAGTCTAAACCAATCTCTACTCGACCATCTTTCCGTCGATCTTTACTCAACCCTCGACGCCCCGGGTCCATTCATCCCTCCTTGGACGATATGTACGTCCCCGTAAACAAACTGCCTCCTCCCAAAGATCCACAACCTGATTCCGATTATCTCATCAGCCGCATATACTACATTACGGCCGAACAACTCAGCCGGCTCCAATCACTATCCAGCACCAAGGGGTGCCGGAGGACCAAACTAGAGTCTTTCTGTGCATTATTGTGGAAGATGGTTGCCAAGTGGGCTATTACTAAAAATGTAGACAAAAAGATAACCAAGATGGGCGTTGTTGTTGACGGAAGGACAAGGTTGACTGATGATGGAGATGAACATAAAGCTTTACTCATGGGTTCTTACTTTGGAAATGTGCTCTCCATACCCTACGGTGCCAAGCAAGTGGACGAGCTTAATGAAGAACCATTGGACAGGGTAGCAGATGAAGTTCATGAATTCTTGGAAGGTGCGGTGACAAAGGAGCATTTCTTGGGCCTCATAGATTGGGTGGAGGCTCATCGGCCGGTGCCCGGTTTGGCAAAGATATATTGTAGTGGGACTGAAGACGGACCGGCTTTTGTGGTGTCGTCCGGGCAAAGGTTCCCAGTGTGTAAGGTGGATTTCGGGTGGGGTATGCCGGGTTTTGGGTCGTACCATTTTCCATGGGGAGGGGACGCCGGGTATGTGATGCCGATGCCAAGCCCGACGGGGAACGGAGACTGGGTGGTGTACATGCACCTCTTGAAAGGGCAGGTGGAGTTGATTGAGGCTGAGGCTGCCGATGTCTTTAGACCCTTGACATCTACTTATCTCAACTTTGACTAG